The following coding sequences are from one Treponema bryantii window:
- a CDS encoding phage/plasmid primase, P4 family: MSEKINTKGLNEKEKLAIEELSRDLRANKFVNGDMQFTDITNRDYFLKAYGDVIRYCITWNKFLYWNNTNWQVDNRGRVEEKVVDFIHQMYRGLRVINDRTLEAAFEKHLIKSESFRRLQAIIGLLKMCKDIKTEDWELDADIYLFNIEGLTLNLKTGKAREPNINDLITKKSRFIYDKNADCPTWKMFINQIFNQDKDLIHFIQKAMGYSLSGDVGEQCLFILWGTGANGKSTFLNVLHYLFGDYACSTMIETFMKKNSEQSNDLARLKGARLVTTSEIEQGKPLSESLIKQITGGDEITARFLYGEYFSFKPTFKIFMATNHKPKVRGADNGIWRRIKMIPFTVTIPPEQRDKSLTEKLIAENSGILNWLIQGYAMWRKEGLQEPDAIRDANEEYRMDMDVVGTFINDCFDIDVTLKWRLPNQMLYQTYIKWCNVNNERIMSQKWLTMRMSEKGFKRMVSNNGRIWLGLARKPQWEK; this comes from the coding sequence ATGAGTGAAAAGATAAACACCAAAGGATTAAACGAAAAAGAAAAACTCGCTATTGAAGAACTGAGCCGGGACCTTCGGGCTAATAAGTTTGTAAATGGTGACATGCAGTTTACAGATATTACTAACCGTGATTATTTTTTGAAAGCTTATGGAGACGTCATTCGCTACTGTATTACCTGGAATAAATTTCTTTACTGGAACAATACTAACTGGCAGGTTGATAACCGCGGCCGCGTTGAAGAAAAGGTTGTCGATTTTATTCATCAGATGTACAGAGGTCTGCGCGTTATTAACGACAGAACTCTTGAAGCTGCATTTGAAAAACATCTTATAAAGAGTGAAAGCTTTAGACGCCTTCAGGCAATCATTGGACTTTTGAAAATGTGTAAAGATATTAAAACTGAAGACTGGGAGCTGGATGCTGACATTTATCTTTTCAACATTGAAGGACTTACTCTAAATCTTAAAACCGGAAAAGCAAGAGAACCAAATATAAATGATCTTATCACAAAAAAGAGCCGTTTTATTTATGACAAGAATGCAGACTGTCCAACTTGGAAAATGTTCATCAATCAGATTTTTAATCAGGATAAAGATCTGATTCATTTTATACAGAAAGCAATGGGCTACTCTCTTAGCGGTGATGTTGGAGAACAGTGTCTCTTCATTCTCTGGGGAACTGGTGCCAATGGTAAATCAACATTCCTAAACGTGCTGCATTATCTTTTTGGAGATTATGCCTGCAGCACAATGATTGAAACTTTTATGAAAAAGAACTCTGAACAAAGTAACGACCTGGCACGATTGAAAGGAGCACGTCTTGTTACTACGAGTGAAATTGAACAGGGAAAACCATTGAGTGAAAGTCTGATTAAGCAGATTACAGGCGGTGATGAAATTACAGCTCGATTTCTTTATGGAGAATATTTTTCTTTTAAGCCGACATTCAAGATTTTTATGGCGACTAATCATAAGCCAAAAGTTCGTGGAGCTGATAACGGAATCTGGCGACGAATTAAAATGATTCCTTTTACAGTGACTATTCCACCAGAACAGAGAGATAAATCTTTGACAGAAAAACTGATTGCTGAAAACTCCGGAATCTTAAACTGGCTGATTCAGGGATATGCAATGTGGCGTAAAGAAGGACTGCAGGAGCCGGACGCAATTCGTGATGCGAATGAAGAATACAGAATGGATATGGATGTGGTAGGAACTTTCATAAATGACTGTTTTGATATTGATGTAACTCTGAAATGGCGGCTTCCTAATCAGATGCTCTACCAGACTTATATCAAATGGTGCAATGTGAACAACGAAAGAATTATGAGTCAGAAATGGCTCACAATGCGAATGAGTGAAAAAGGCTTTAAGCGAATGGTTAGTAATAATGGAAGGATTTGGCTGGGACTTGCCAGAAAACCTCAGTGGGAAAAATAA
- a CDS encoding ankyrin repeat domain-containing protein: MSGYKLHNTPSSRDYYYMDRKTGSTALMYACCTARAEDALKIIEIFKNDYKYINAQNFWGISALMYTAGFCSNTKIIDELVQCDVDINAEDTRGCTAIFWAIAANNIEVLKKLLSYKAQVNVLSKNGVSPISYTLTLQKPYAKEIVQLLIDYGATVQKDDFRFIAQRIENELKKNSHYLGKELEEQIKSVILSLNEGDKKNIIKTVNNSDLYLDSYDILSSLIDVDTRKKITILNFSKEQPTSLETDLETSKKYSEIIKKLKIEIDEFYNNFCFENNEIFIKLEKLIQTLEDGDINEIINVINDSDIFFEELLQISELFNFKDKIKKCFTYSTLLDIPHKKRNTENNSVLDLDFIKPKKYFKYKSIYNLLNGEQIKSKMFGS; encoded by the coding sequence ATGAGTGGATATAAATTACATAATACACCATCTTCACGTGATTATTATTACATGGACAGAAAAACTGGTTCTACAGCTTTAATGTATGCTTGTTGTACTGCAAGAGCTGAAGATGCATTAAAAATCATAGAGATATTTAAGAATGATTATAAATATATAAATGCACAAAATTTTTGGGGAATTAGTGCATTGATGTACACAGCAGGTTTTTGTAGTAACACAAAAATTATTGACGAACTTGTACAATGTGATGTTGATATTAATGCAGAAGATACAAGAGGATGTACAGCAATATTTTGGGCAATTGCAGCAAATAATATTGAGGTTCTTAAAAAATTATTATCATATAAAGCACAAGTAAATGTTTTATCAAAGAATGGTGTTTCTCCTATATCCTATACCTTAACTTTACAAAAACCATATGCAAAAGAAATTGTTCAATTATTAATTGACTATGGTGCAACCGTACAAAAAGATGATTTTAGATTTATTGCACAAAGAATTGAAAATGAATTAAAAAAGAATAGTCACTATTTAGGAAAAGAACTAGAAGAACAAATAAAATCTGTAATTTTATCATTAAACGAAGGAGATAAAAAAAATATAATCAAAACTGTCAATAATTCAGATTTATATCTTGATAGTTATGATATTTTATCATCATTAATCGATGTTGATACAAGAAAAAAAATAACAATATTAAATTTTAGCAAAGAACAACCAACGAGTTTAGAAACAGATTTAGAAACAAGTAAAAAATATTCTGAAATAATTAAAAAATTAAAAATTGAAATAGACGAATTTTATAATAATTTTTGCTTTGAAAACAATGAAATATTTATAAAGCTTGAAAAATTAATACAGACTCTTGAAGACGGTGATATAAACGAAATAATAAATGTTATTAACGATTCTGATATTTTTTTCGAAGAGTTATTACAAATTAGCGAGTTGTTTAATTTTAAGGATAAAATAAAAAAGTGTTTCACATATTCAACTTTATTAGATATACCTCATAAAAAGAGAAACACAGAAAACAACAGTGTGTTGGATTTAGATTTCATTAAACCAAAGAAATATTTTAAATATAAATCTATATATAATTTACTAAATGGAGAACAAATTAAAAGCAAAATGTTTGGATCTTGA
- a CDS encoding ankyrin repeat domain-containing protein, whose product MDLIIDKTKKSNSELLIENRVPLRYLDSTFIFFMTNDYTIINEKLYSIGCREPEMNDYIEEPNIPYNIKKKMKELKTNWSFVLGMQDILYYYDFEKEKTYKINIRTLTHDGKTTATFYMFVSILYEKIDTIKYLIVNGYDLSLYHGYGFTDFMIACLYGKTKSAELLLENGSDVNAKDINNCTPLMHAVRRKVDIKIIQLILSKSNLKINDKNIYGRTALHIAVQKSNYEAFKLLIETGADVNAIDFSGQSVLDYAIIMKNFEMAVYLIKHNANVNYQDKMGSTPLMVAAYYGDLTIVERLIKAGANNIYKDNNNFTAFILAAIANKPRILKLLLDTFSIDEQEYIEALRQSIIYGNEKIVSILIDKSTNPTGMMYRSLLLACRADKEKIVQMCVEEKKCNPNINLICGMTPLIIAICENAINVVNKLIILNADINKADEDGITPLMYSASKNNQDIRKILLQNDADINARDKNGKTFEDYEQYFDSRSLAEIIDKRLQENHPQDFFELHEDDTIPQELHTFGECFYWFKQKYLKNNPKKKDSDIYKDGGFKKQYYSFVQKSLIKNPYFRPDDKYYVIRIAKGLTLTLKETEFFLHCSGYTFSERNKKDKIIIDLLKQGNYNTHIWHDRIYENTGENFFPAEFENDDEYLDDMLMMKKLKKVVL is encoded by the coding sequence ATGGATTTAATTATTGATAAAACAAAGAAAAGTAATTCGGAATTATTAATTGAAAATAGAGTTCCTTTACGTTATCTGGACAGTACATTTATTTTCTTTATGACGAATGATTATACAATAATTAATGAAAAGCTTTATTCCATTGGATGCCGTGAACCAGAAATGAATGATTATATTGAAGAACCAAATATTCCTTATAACATCAAAAAGAAAATGAAAGAATTAAAAACTAATTGGTCTTTTGTTCTAGGTATGCAAGATATATTATATTATTATGATTTTGAAAAAGAAAAAACTTATAAAATAAATATACGTACACTGACACATGACGGAAAGACAACAGCAACATTTTATATGTTTGTTTCTATTTTGTATGAAAAAATTGATACTATTAAATATCTTATAGTAAACGGCTATGATTTAAGTCTATACCATGGATATGGATTTACTGATTTTATGATAGCCTGTTTATATGGAAAAACAAAAAGTGCTGAATTACTTTTAGAAAACGGTTCAGATGTAAATGCAAAAGATATAAATAATTGTACTCCATTAATGCACGCAGTACGAAGAAAAGTTGATATTAAAATAATTCAACTCATTCTATCAAAAAGTAATTTAAAAATTAATGATAAAAATATTTATGGCAGAACTGCTTTACATATTGCAGTCCAAAAATCAAATTATGAAGCATTTAAATTATTAATCGAAACAGGTGCAGATGTAAATGCAATTGATTTTTCAGGACAATCTGTTTTAGATTATGCAATCATCATGAAAAATTTTGAAATGGCAGTATATCTTATTAAACATAACGCAAATGTAAATTACCAAGATAAAATGGGGAGTACTCCTTTAATGGTTGCTGCATATTATGGTGATTTAACAATCGTTGAAAGACTCATTAAAGCAGGTGCAAATAATATATATAAAGATAATAATAATTTTACCGCATTTATTCTTGCTGCTATAGCAAATAAACCTAGAATATTAAAACTTTTATTAGATACATTTTCTATAGATGAACAAGAATACATTGAGGCACTGAGACAAAGTATCATATATGGTAATGAAAAAATAGTTTCAATACTTATTGATAAAAGCACAAATCCAACTGGAATGATGTATAGATCTCTTTTGCTTGCATGTAGGGCTGATAAAGAAAAAATTGTTCAGATGTGCGTAGAAGAAAAAAAATGTAATCCAAATATAAATTTAATTTGTGGAATGACTCCATTAATTATTGCAATTTGTGAAAATGCTATTAATGTAGTAAATAAATTAATTATTCTAAATGCAGATATAAACAAAGCTGATGAAGATGGTATAACACCTTTAATGTATTCAGCTAGTAAAAACAATCAAGACATCAGAAAAATATTATTACAAAATGATGCAGATATTAATGCTAGAGATAAAAATGGAAAAACATTTGAAGATTATGAACAATATTTTGATAGTAGATCTTTAGCTGAAATAATTGATAAAAGATTACAAGAAAACCATCCACAAGATTTTTTTGAATTACATGAAGATGATACAATTCCACAAGAACTTCATACATTTGGTGAATGTTTTTACTGGTTTAAACAAAAATATTTAAAGAATAATCCAAAGAAAAAAGATTCTGATATATATAAGGATGGAGGATTTAAGAAACAATACTACTCATTTGTACAAAAAAGTTTAATTAAAAATCCTTATTTTCGACCAGATGATAAATATTATGTAATAAGAATTGCAAAAGGATTAACGCTAACCTTGAAAGAAACAGAATTCTTTCTGCATTGTTCTGGATATACATTTTCTGAGAGAAATAAAAAAGACAAAATAATAATAGATTTATTAAAACAAGGTAATTATAACACACATATTTGGCATGATCGAATATATGAAAATACTGGCGAAAACTTTTTCCCTGCTGAATTTGAAAATGATGATGAATATTTAGATGACATGTTAATGATGAAAAAACTTAAAAAAGTCGTCTTATAG
- a CDS encoding ankyrin repeat domain-containing protein: MSDQKYIINILRNDEMVRSIKKNDLHKIKKLVVSGYSVNNNIVSGITPLMIAAGLNCYKSAKKLISLGAKIDITDDKQQTVLMYCIPGNSLRIAKLLISKNKIDINSKTVYGWNVLMLAIYFKTKNIIKLLLDSNADPNTCLEDGISALEFSIEKNKDDKSISNLLIDYGARL; the protein is encoded by the coding sequence ATGAGTGATCAAAAGTATATAATTAATATTCTTCGTAATGATGAAATGGTAAGATCTATTAAAAAAAATGATTTACACAAAATTAAAAAATTAGTTGTTTCAGGTTATAGTGTAAATAATAATATTGTTAGTGGTATTACTCCGCTAATGATTGCTGCAGGTTTGAACTGCTATAAATCTGCAAAAAAATTAATTTCATTAGGTGCAAAAATTGATATAACTGATGATAAACAACAGACGGTCTTAATGTATTGTATTCCTGGAAATTCATTACGAATTGCTAAATTATTAATTTCTAAGAATAAAATTGATATAAATTCAAAAACTGTTTATGGATGGAATGTACTAATGCTTGCAATTTATTTTAAAACGAAAAATATTATTAAGTTGTTACTTGATTCTAACGCCGATCCAAATACATGTTTAGAAGATGGCATATCAGCTTTAGAATTTAGCATAGAAAAAAATAAAGATGACAAATCAATTAGTAATCTTTTGATTGATTATGGTGCTAGATTATAA